The proteins below come from a single Caenibius sp. WL genomic window:
- the coxB gene encoding cytochrome c oxidase subunit II: MAVPQVAMAQAEAPAAAPAAVTAPAAPAADAAAPAADAAAPAAEAVARMAPTPGKGMPVDRGIFFQDQYSPNGEYALWMHDAVLMPVIAVISLLVLLLLLFVIVRFNRRANPVPSKTSHNTLIEVIWTLLPVLILVGIAVPSIDLLAKQYKSPPADSLTVKVTGNQWFWTYSYPDNGEVEYDSKMLNEPGRPVINPGVRNVGTDPADGPAQLEVDNRLILPVGEPIRMQITAADVIHSFAVPSLWFKLDAVPGRLNEKTLFIKEPGVYYGQCSELCGVKHGFMPIAIQALPRAEFNKWLLSKGGTIGKPKAESAAAPAPAAAAPAPAATPEGAAPAAAPGEAAAPAGQATAAPAAQ; the protein is encoded by the coding sequence ATGGCTGTGCCGCAGGTCGCGATGGCGCAGGCCGAAGCGCCTGCCGCAGCACCGGCTGCTGTCACCGCACCGGCTGCGCCTGCTGCGGATGCTGCCGCTCCGGCCGCCGACGCCGCGGCGCCTGCGGCGGAAGCCGTAGCGCGCATGGCGCCTACGCCGGGCAAGGGTATGCCGGTCGATCGCGGTATCTTCTTCCAGGATCAGTATTCTCCCAACGGCGAATACGCCCTGTGGATGCACGATGCGGTGCTGATGCCGGTGATCGCGGTCATTTCGCTGCTGGTCCTGCTGCTGCTGCTGTTCGTGATCGTGCGGTTCAACCGCCGGGCGAACCCGGTTCCTTCGAAGACCAGCCACAACACTTTGATCGAAGTGATCTGGACGCTGCTCCCGGTGCTGATCCTGGTGGGTATCGCTGTGCCGTCGATCGATCTTCTGGCGAAGCAGTACAAATCGCCGCCGGCTGACTCGCTGACCGTGAAAGTGACCGGCAACCAGTGGTTCTGGACTTACAGCTATCCCGATAACGGCGAAGTCGAATACGATTCGAAAATGCTGAACGAGCCGGGCCGCCCGGTGATCAACCCCGGCGTGCGCAATGTCGGCACCGATCCGGCGGACGGTCCGGCGCAGCTTGAGGTGGATAACCGCCTGATCCTGCCCGTGGGAGAGCCGATCCGCATGCAGATCACCGCGGCTGATGTGATTCACTCGTTCGCGGTTCCTTCGCTGTGGTTCAAGCTGGACGCGGTTCCGGGCCGTCTCAACGAGAAGACGCTCTTCATCAAGGAACCGGGCGTGTACTACGGCCAGTGCTCCGAACTGTGCGGTGTGAAGCATGGCTTCATGCCGATCGCCATCCAGGCTCTGCCGCGCGCGGAATTCAACAAGTGGCTGCTGTCGAAGGGCGGCACGATCGGCAAGCCGAAGGCTGAGTCTGCCGCTGCTCCGGCGCCTGCCGCCGCAGCGCCCGCTCCGGCGGCAACTCCGGAAGGCGCGGCGCCTGCCGCCGCCCCCGGTGAGGCTGCCGCACCGGCAGGCCAAGCAACCGCGGCCCCGGCGGCCCAATAA
- a CDS encoding NAD(P)-dependent oxidoreductase, with protein sequence MKSLPLFHRIAGQRVVVLGDGIAAEAKRRLVARAGGIPVGEAEAHGAKLAFVALENEGEARAAVRRLTYLGLLVNVPDRPDLCDFTVPSVLDRDPVLIAIGTGGASAGLAKALRLRLETLVPHGLGAFARAMQAARARVRQRWPDAGQRRRALDAAMAEHGPLDPLRDGAAAAVEPWLAGAGQVAQSAGRYEFTLASDDPEDLTLRQARLLGSADAILHDRAVAAAILDRARADAQRIVLPLSGPEPEGLVVALRRAANSF encoded by the coding sequence ATGAAAAGCCTGCCGCTCTTTCATCGTATTGCAGGGCAGCGGGTGGTTGTCCTGGGCGATGGGATCGCGGCGGAGGCCAAGCGGCGGCTGGTAGCGCGTGCGGGCGGTATCCCGGTGGGCGAAGCCGAAGCGCACGGCGCAAAGCTGGCGTTCGTCGCACTGGAGAACGAGGGTGAAGCCCGCGCCGCTGTCCGGCGCCTCACATATCTCGGCCTGCTGGTGAATGTGCCGGATCGGCCCGATCTGTGTGATTTCACTGTGCCCAGCGTGCTGGATCGTGATCCTGTGCTGATTGCCATCGGCACCGGAGGCGCTTCTGCCGGGCTAGCCAAAGCCCTGCGGTTGCGGCTCGAAACGCTTGTCCCGCATGGGTTGGGGGCGTTCGCGCGGGCGATGCAGGCGGCGCGTGCCCGCGTGCGGCAGCGCTGGCCCGATGCCGGGCAGCGCCGCCGGGCGCTGGATGCGGCCATGGCGGAGCACGGGCCGCTCGATCCGCTGCGTGATGGTGCGGCAGCAGCGGTGGAGCCGTGGCTGGCCGGGGCAGGGCAGGTGGCGCAGAGCGCGGGCCGTTACGAATTCACGCTGGCGAGCGACGATCCCGAAGACCTCACGCTGCGGCAGGCGCGGTTGCTGGGGTCGGCCGACGCGATTCTGCACGATCGGGCGGTGGCCGCCGCGATTCTCGACCGGGCGCGGGCGGACGCGCAGCGGATCGTGCTGCCTCTGTCCGGGCCGGAGCCGGAGGGGCTGGTGGTCGCCCTGCGCAGGGCGGCGAATAGCTTTTAG
- a CDS encoding pyridoxine 5'-phosphate synthase, protein MNTAPLQPGKLRLGVNIDHVATIRNARGGDHPDPVRAAEIVAAVGADGITAHLREDRRHIRDEDIARIQEATGLPLNLEMAATGEMLAIALRHRPHAACIVPEKREERTTEGGLDAAGQFELLAPMVARLSDAGIRVSLFIGPEVRQLEAAMRLQVPVVEFHTGEYAHAAGEQRAVELKRIADMAALAARNGIEPHAGHGLTYDNVQPIAAIPQIAELNIGHYLIGEAVFVGLEAAVRQMRALMDEAR, encoded by the coding sequence ATGAACACGGCGCCGCTCCAGCCCGGAAAGCTTCGTCTGGGCGTCAACATCGACCACGTGGCGACGATCCGGAACGCGCGTGGCGGCGATCATCCCGATCCCGTGCGCGCGGCGGAAATCGTCGCCGCCGTGGGCGCGGACGGTATCACCGCCCATCTGCGCGAAGACCGCCGCCATATCCGCGACGAGGACATCGCCCGTATTCAGGAAGCGACCGGCCTGCCGCTCAATCTGGAAATGGCGGCAACCGGGGAAATGCTCGCCATCGCGCTCAGGCACAGGCCGCACGCGGCCTGCATCGTGCCTGAAAAGCGGGAAGAACGCACCACCGAAGGCGGGCTGGATGCCGCCGGGCAATTCGAACTGCTCGCCCCGATGGTGGCGCGGCTGAGCGATGCCGGGATTCGCGTCAGCCTGTTCATCGGCCCGGAAGTCCGCCAGTTGGAAGCCGCAATGCGGCTGCAAGTCCCCGTGGTCGAATTCCATACCGGCGAATATGCGCATGCCGCGGGTGAACAACGCGCGGTGGAATTGAAACGGATCGCCGATATGGCCGCCCTCGCCGCGCGCAACGGCATCGAACCCCATGCCGGCCACGGGCTGACATACGACAATGTCCAGCCGATCGCCGCCATCCCGCAGATCGCGGAACTGAACATCGGCCATTACCTGATCGGCGAAGCGGTCTTCGTCGGGTTGGAAGCGGCCGTGCGGCAGATGCGGGCGTTGATGGACGAAGCGCGGTAA
- a CDS encoding DUF3089 domain-containing protein: MARKFLYLVAILIVLVIAALFALALWSTELSRLAFVPRAAFTEQPTLAANTYRDKVMWLATPTMGANDPARWQPTGAQKPAATRDAPSAVFFIHPTSYLRTAAWNAPVDDAESQERARLFIRAMASPFSRGGQIWAPRYRQAAFGAFLTEEAAGQKALDAAYGDVAQAFDQFLAEAPQDAPIILAGHSQGARHLIRLLHDRVAGTPLVGRIAAVYAIGWPISLEHDLPHLGLPACTSAQQKGCILSWLSFAEPADPAMLLDLWRKAPGLDGKPHGNSAILCTNPLTGQQGGSAPASANLGTLKPDAELKQGELVAGGVPARCDAQGLLLIGDPPDMGAYVLPGNNYHVYDIPLFWANVQADAERRAAAWKAAQ, translated from the coding sequence ATGGCGCGCAAGTTCCTCTATCTCGTCGCGATTCTGATCGTGCTGGTGATCGCGGCCTTGTTTGCGCTGGCGCTGTGGTCAACGGAACTGTCGCGCCTTGCCTTCGTGCCCCGCGCCGCATTCACCGAACAGCCGACGCTGGCCGCGAACACCTATCGGGACAAGGTGATGTGGCTCGCCACCCCCACCATGGGCGCGAACGATCCGGCCCGTTGGCAACCAACGGGCGCGCAGAAGCCCGCCGCCACGCGCGATGCGCCTTCCGCCGTGTTCTTCATCCACCCGACCAGCTATCTGCGCACGGCGGCATGGAACGCGCCGGTGGACGATGCCGAATCGCAGGAACGCGCGCGGCTGTTCATCCGGGCCATGGCCAGCCCCTTCTCCCGGGGCGGGCAGATTTGGGCCCCGCGCTATCGGCAGGCCGCTTTCGGCGCGTTCCTGACCGAGGAGGCCGCCGGGCAAAAGGCGCTCGATGCTGCATATGGCGATGTGGCGCAGGCGTTCGACCAGTTTCTCGCCGAAGCGCCGCAGGATGCCCCGATCATCCTCGCCGGGCACAGCCAGGGCGCGCGCCATCTGATCCGGCTGCTGCACGATCGCGTGGCGGGCACGCCGCTCGTCGGGCGGATCGCGGCGGTCTATGCGATTGGCTGGCCGATTTCGCTCGAACACGATCTGCCTCATCTCGGCCTCCCGGCCTGCACCAGCGCCCAGCAGAAGGGCTGCATCCTGAGCTGGCTGAGCTTTGCCGAGCCCGCCGATCCCGCCATGCTGCTCGACCTCTGGCGCAAGGCCCCCGGGCTTGACGGCAAGCCGCATGGCAACAGCGCCATCCTCTGCACCAATCCCTTGACCGGCCAGCAAGGCGGCAGCGCGCCTGCCAGCGCCAATCTCGGCACGCTCAAACCCGATGCGGAACTGAAACAGGGCGAACTGGTGGCGGGCGGCGTGCCCGCGCGGTGCGATGCGCAGGGGCTGCTGCTGATCGGCGATCCACCCGATATGGGCGCTTATGTCCTGCCGGGGAACAACTATCACGTTTACGATATCCCGCTGTTCTGGGCCAATGTGCAGGCAGACGCCGAACGCCGCGCGGCAGCATGGAAAGCGGCGCAATGA
- a CDS encoding TlpA disulfide reductase family protein, which produces MIALGPSANLPPHIWLEPAAVARLLSRVLSLSLTLAVPGLALSVGGCDRQSEPPAQPAADSGKKPAAAGTLDRSHKGSEMPDFTLSDPAGKKLRLPDLKGTPVLLNLWATWCAPCVTEMPLLDTLAGDMQGKLRLVTVSQDMQGAEKVQPFFAEKKFAHLEPWLDPENDLVFHYGGNNLPLSVLYDAQGREVWRVAGDLDWASKAVRANVAEALP; this is translated from the coding sequence ATGATCGCGCTAGGTCCTTCGGCGAACCTGCCCCCCCACATCTGGTTGGAGCCTGCCGCCGTGGCCCGATTGTTATCAAGAGTATTGTCGCTGTCGCTCACGCTTGCCGTCCCGGGTCTCGCCCTATCAGTCGGCGGCTGCGATAGGCAAAGCGAGCCGCCTGCGCAACCGGCGGCTGATAGCGGGAAGAAACCCGCCGCCGCTGGCACGCTGGATCGCAGCCACAAAGGCAGCGAAATGCCCGATTTCACGCTGTCCGATCCGGCGGGCAAGAAACTACGCCTGCCCGACCTCAAAGGCACGCCGGTGCTGCTCAATCTCTGGGCGACATGGTGTGCGCCCTGCGTCACCGAAATGCCGCTGCTCGATACGCTGGCGGGCGACATGCAGGGCAAGCTGCGTCTGGTGACCGTCAGCCAGGACATGCAAGGCGCCGAAAAAGTGCAGCCGTTCTTCGCCGAGAAGAAATTCGCCCACCTCGAACCGTGGCTGGACCCGGAAAACGATCTCGTCTTCCACTATGGCGGCAACAATCTGCCGCTATCGGTGCTGTATGACGCGCAAGGGCGCGAAGTGTGGCGCGTCGCAGGCGATCTCGACTGGGCATCCAAGGCGGTGCGCGCCAACGTGGCCGAAGCCCTGCCCTGA
- the ruvX gene encoding Holliday junction resolvase RuvX yields MITQMTFEFSDALPNGGALIGLDPGTKTIGTAFCDAGWRFASPGKTLPRGKFARDKAALETLIAERSVKGIVIGLPLNMDGSEGPRAQASRAFARNLESLGLPILLWDERWSTASAERGLIEQDMSRAKRAERIDSAAAAVILQAAIDALAGSAF; encoded by the coding sequence ATGATCACGCAGATGACGTTCGAATTTTCGGATGCCCTGCCCAATGGCGGCGCTCTGATCGGTCTCGATCCTGGCACCAAGACCATCGGCACGGCGTTCTGCGATGCAGGCTGGCGGTTCGCCTCCCCCGGCAAGACCTTGCCGCGCGGCAAATTCGCGCGGGACAAGGCTGCGCTGGAAACGCTGATCGCCGAACGGTCGGTGAAAGGGATCGTGATCGGCCTGCCGCTCAACATGGACGGCAGCGAAGGCCCCCGCGCGCAGGCATCGCGCGCTTTTGCCCGCAATCTGGAAAGTCTCGGCCTGCCGATCCTGCTGTGGGACGAACGCTGGTCCACCGCCAGTGCCGAACGCGGGCTGATCGAACAGGACATGAGCCGGGCCAAGCGGGCGGAACGTATCGATTCGGCCGCCGCCGCCGTGATTCTGCAGGCGGCCATCGACGCACTGGCGGGCTCGGCGTTCTAA
- the acpS gene encoding holo-ACP synthase produces the protein MIIGMGSDLCNIERIQASLDRFGDRFEQRVFTALEQAKAARRPFTKAGTLAKRFAAKEAFSKAVGTGFRAGVFMKDIGVVNALSGAPTLALTGGAAARLAAITPEGHEAVIHLTLTDDHPWAQAFVVIEARKL, from the coding sequence ATGATTATCGGCATGGGCTCCGACCTCTGCAATATCGAACGGATACAGGCCTCGCTCGACCGTTTCGGGGACCGCTTCGAACAGCGCGTGTTCACCGCTCTGGAACAGGCCAAGGCCGCCCGCCGCCCGTTCACCAAGGCAGGCACTCTGGCCAAGCGCTTCGCCGCAAAGGAAGCCTTTTCCAAGGCCGTCGGCACCGGCTTTCGCGCCGGGGTGTTCATGAAGGATATCGGGGTGGTCAACGCGCTTTCGGGCGCCCCCACTCTCGCCCTCACCGGAGGGGCGGCGGCAAGGCTTGCGGCAATCACGCCGGAAGGCCATGAAGCCGTCATTCATCTTACCCTCACCGATGACCATCCATGGGCTCAGGCCTTCGTCGTCATAGAAGCACGGAAATTGTGA
- the argH gene encoding argininosuccinate lyase, with product MWGGRFAEGPSAIMREINASIPFDKALWRQDIAASKAHVAMLGAQNIVSGVDMQAIIAGLDTVAAEYEANGVPENWDLEDIHMTTESRLAELIGPAAGRLHTARSRNDQVATDFRLWVRDAMDQVDAGLLALQRALVTRAGEHADSIMPGFTHLQTAQPVTLGHHLMAYYEMIRRDRSRFADARARLNECPLGSAALAGTGFPIDRAATAQALGFAKPTDNSLDSVSDRDFALDYLQAAAQCSLHLSRLAEEFIIWASQPFGFVALPDALSTGSSIMPQKKNPDAAELVRGHAGRIVGCLTSLMITMKGLPLAYSKDMQDDKPPVFEAANLLGLSIAAMTGMVADSTFRTARMRQAAELGYATATDLADWLVRQADIPFREAHHITGAAVKLAESQGKALDALSLAELQGIDSRIDERVYSALSVEASVAARSSHGGTAPEQVRLRVAQARLALGMES from the coding sequence ATGTGGGGGGGCAGGTTCGCCGAAGGACCTAGCGCGATCATGCGCGAAATCAATGCCTCGATCCCGTTCGACAAGGCGTTGTGGCGGCAGGATATCGCCGCGTCCAAAGCCCATGTCGCCATGCTGGGCGCGCAGAACATCGTGTCCGGCGTGGATATGCAGGCGATCATTGCCGGGCTGGACACGGTGGCCGCCGAATACGAAGCGAACGGCGTTCCCGAGAATTGGGACCTCGAAGACATCCACATGACGACGGAAAGCCGCCTTGCCGAACTGATCGGCCCGGCGGCCGGGAGGCTGCACACCGCGCGCAGCCGCAACGATCAGGTGGCGACCGATTTCCGCCTCTGGGTGCGCGATGCGATGGATCAGGTGGACGCCGGCCTGCTTGCCTTGCAACGGGCGCTGGTCACGCGGGCCGGTGAACATGCCGATTCCATCATGCCCGGCTTCACCCATCTGCAAACCGCGCAGCCGGTGACATTGGGCCATCACCTGATGGCCTATTACGAGATGATCCGGCGGGATCGGTCGCGCTTTGCCGATGCGCGCGCGCGCCTTAACGAATGCCCGCTGGGTTCGGCCGCGCTGGCGGGCACCGGCTTCCCGATCGACCGGGCGGCGACAGCGCAAGCTCTGGGCTTTGCTAAGCCGACTGACAACAGCCTCGATTCGGTATCCGACCGCGATTTCGCGCTCGATTATCTGCAGGCGGCGGCGCAGTGTTCGCTGCACTTGTCGCGGCTGGCGGAAGAGTTCATCATCTGGGCCAGCCAGCCGTTCGGTTTTGTCGCGCTGCCCGATGCGCTCAGCACCGGCAGTTCGATCATGCCGCAGAAGAAGAACCCCGATGCGGCGGAGCTGGTGCGCGGCCACGCGGGCCGGATCGTCGGCTGTCTGACATCGCTGATGATCACGATGAAGGGCCTGCCGCTCGCCTATTCGAAGGATATGCAGGACGACAAGCCGCCGGTGTTCGAAGCGGCGAACCTGCTCGGCCTGTCGATTGCGGCGATGACCGGGATGGTGGCGGACAGCACGTTCCGCACCGCGCGGATGCGGCAGGCGGCGGAACTGGGCTATGCCACGGCGACCGATCTGGCCGACTGGCTGGTGCGGCAGGCCGACATCCCCTTCCGCGAAGCGCACCATATCACCGGCGCAGCGGTCAAGCTGGCCGAAAGCCAAGGCAAGGCGCTGGACGCGCTCTCGCTCGCCGAGTTGCAAGGGATCGATTCGCGGATCGACGAGCGTGTGTACAGCGCCCTGTCGGTCGAGGCATCGGTTGCCGCGCGCAGCAGCCATGGCGGAACCGCGCCGGAACAGGTAAGGTTGCGCGTTGCACAAGCGCGCCTTGCGCTGGGAATGGAGAGCTGA
- the lepB gene encoding signal peptidase I has product MTDHPDTPEPAPATEPAEKPREKINWLVEVRGLALMLLAVLAFHSFLAKPFYIPSQSMMPNLLVGDRLVVSKYPYGWSWVSASFHLLPRGTWRIAGSTPEYGDIVIAVPPDRDEDYIKRVVALPGDRIAVINGQIVLNGKAVPQTVEPPLELPVEPNALCTAEDYPNLKVRKASGKDICELPLLRETMPNGATYVVIDHMRQPLDNMPEITVPQDSVFLMGDNRDHSADSRAETWERGLGGPVPLANIGGRAEFITFSLNGTETINPMSWWAALRGDRAFRSLRPAIIKQPAPALAGADAAQNVR; this is encoded by the coding sequence GTGACCGATCATCCCGACACCCCTGAGCCTGCCCCCGCGACCGAACCTGCGGAAAAGCCCCGCGAGAAGATCAACTGGCTGGTCGAAGTCCGCGGCCTCGCGCTGATGTTGCTGGCCGTGCTGGCTTTTCACAGCTTTCTCGCCAAGCCGTTCTACATTCCCTCGCAGTCGATGATGCCCAATCTGCTGGTGGGCGACCGGCTGGTGGTGAGCAAATACCCCTACGGCTGGAGCTGGGTTTCGGCCTCGTTTCACCTCCTGCCGCGCGGAACCTGGCGAATCGCGGGCAGCACGCCCGAATACGGCGATATCGTGATCGCCGTACCGCCCGATCGCGATGAAGACTATATCAAGCGTGTCGTCGCCCTGCCGGGGGACAGGATCGCCGTGATCAACGGGCAGATCGTTCTCAACGGCAAGGCCGTTCCGCAAACGGTGGAACCGCCGCTGGAACTGCCGGTGGAGCCCAATGCGCTCTGCACAGCGGAAGACTATCCCAATCTCAAAGTCCGCAAAGCTTCGGGCAAGGATATCTGCGAACTGCCGTTGCTGCGAGAAACCATGCCCAACGGCGCGACTTACGTGGTGATCGATCATATGCGGCAGCCGCTCGACAACATGCCGGAAATCACTGTGCCGCAGGACAGCGTGTTCTTGATGGGGGACAATCGCGATCATTCGGCCGACAGCCGCGCCGAAACCTGGGAGCGCGGCCTTGGCGGGCCGGTGCCGCTGGCCAATATCGGCGGACGGGCGGAATTCATCACTTTCTCGCTCAACGGCACCGAAACGATCAACCCGATGAGCTGGTGGGCCGCGCTACGCGGCGACCGGGCCTTCCGCAGCCTGCGCCCCGCGATCATCAAGCAGCCTGCCCCGGCCCTCGCCGGTGCAGATGCGGCGCAGAACGTGCGGTAA
- the pyrE gene encoding orotate phosphoribosyltransferase: protein MTEDEVLSEFRASEALLEGHFLLSSGRHSAHYLQCARVLMNPDRAARLALAVVQKIPREIRQQIAKVVSPAMGGVIIGQEIGRALGVDAMFVERPTGTFELRRGFTLAEGEKVLLVEDVVTTGLSSREAMEAIASEGGQVIAAASLVDRSGGQAAFDVPFFPLVELNFPTYAEDDVPAELARIPAIKPGSRKK, encoded by the coding sequence ATGACTGAAGACGAGGTACTCTCCGAGTTCCGCGCGAGCGAAGCCCTGCTGGAAGGCCACTTCCTGCTTTCTTCGGGGCGCCACAGCGCCCATTACCTGCAGTGCGCGCGGGTGCTGATGAACCCGGATCGCGCGGCGCGCCTGGCGCTGGCCGTAGTGCAAAAAATCCCCCGGGAGATTCGCCAGCAAATCGCCAAAGTCGTCTCCCCCGCCATGGGCGGCGTCATCATCGGGCAGGAAATCGGCCGTGCGCTGGGGGTTGACGCGATGTTCGTCGAGCGGCCGACCGGCACGTTCGAACTGCGGCGCGGCTTCACGCTGGCCGAAGGCGAGAAAGTCCTGCTGGTCGAAGACGTCGTCACCACCGGCCTGTCCTCGCGCGAGGCGATGGAAGCAATCGCCAGCGAGGGCGGACAAGTGATCGCGGCGGCCTCGCTGGTCGACCGTTCCGGCGGCCAGGCCGCATTCGACGTGCCGTTCTTCCCGCTGGTCGAACTCAATTTCCCCACTTACGCGGAGGATGACGTTCCGGCGGAACTGGCCCGGATTCCCGCGATCAAGCCGGGCAGCCGCAAGAAGTGA
- the lysA gene encoding diaminopimelate decarboxylase — MDHFQLKNGILHAEDVPLDRIAAEVGTPVYVYSRATLTRHATVFRDALAAVLPRLHVAFAVKSNPNLAVLRVLKDAGYGADVVSEGEMNRALAAGIPAGDIVFSGVGKSGRELKAAVAAGIGQFNLESEEEGVELAAIAAAMGKTAVCALRVNPNVDARTHAKISTGKAENKFGVAYDRAAGIYARLAVLDGLAMRGLAVHIGSQITDLDPSRQAFAKMGELMRGLRGAGHTVMHMDLGGGLGVPYKQGEQLPGPEDYAAMVAEVTEGWDATIMFEPGRVITGNAGVLITEVIRVKQGVNAPFVVVDAAMNDLARPAMYDAWHDFAAVHPTGETMVANIVGPICESSDTFAMGRTIDAVKAGDLGVFRTAGAYGATMANTYNSRPLVPEVLVDGARWAVVAERIEPETVLAGERIPDWLAG, encoded by the coding sequence ATGGACCATTTCCAGCTTAAGAACGGCATCCTCCATGCCGAGGATGTGCCGTTGGACCGGATTGCCGCCGAAGTCGGTACGCCGGTCTATGTCTATTCGCGCGCCACGCTGACGCGCCATGCCACGGTGTTTCGCGATGCGCTGGCGGCGGTGCTGCCGCGCCTGCATGTGGCCTTCGCGGTGAAGTCCAATCCCAATCTGGCCGTTCTGCGCGTGCTGAAGGATGCCGGATACGGCGCCGATGTGGTGTCCGAAGGGGAAATGAACCGTGCCTTGGCTGCGGGGATTCCGGCCGGGGATATCGTCTTTTCGGGCGTCGGCAAAAGCGGGCGCGAGCTGAAGGCGGCCGTCGCGGCAGGAATCGGCCAGTTCAATCTGGAAAGCGAGGAAGAAGGCGTGGAACTGGCGGCGATTGCCGCCGCCATGGGCAAGACGGCGGTTTGCGCCCTGCGCGTCAATCCCAACGTCGATGCCCGGACACACGCCAAGATTTCCACCGGCAAGGCGGAAAACAAGTTCGGCGTGGCCTATGACCGGGCGGCGGGAATCTATGCCCGCCTCGCGGTGCTGGATGGTCTCGCCATGCGGGGGCTTGCGGTCCACATCGGCAGCCAGATCACCGATCTCGATCCTTCGCGGCAGGCGTTCGCGAAGATGGGCGAACTGATGCGCGGCTTGCGCGGCGCGGGCCACACGGTGATGCACATGGATCTCGGCGGTGGGCTGGGTGTGCCTTACAAGCAGGGCGAACAGCTTCCCGGGCCGGAGGATTATGCCGCGATGGTGGCGGAAGTGACCGAAGGCTGGGACGCCACGATCATGTTCGAACCGGGCCGGGTGATAACCGGCAATGCCGGCGTGCTGATCACCGAAGTCATCCGTGTGAAGCAGGGCGTCAACGCGCCGTTCGTGGTGGTCGATGCGGCGATGAACGATCTCGCGCGCCCGGCGATGTACGATGCGTGGCACGATTTTGCCGCCGTGCATCCCACGGGGGAAACGATGGTGGCCAATATCGTCGGCCCGATCTGCGAAAGCTCGGATACGTTCGCCATGGGCCGCACGATCGATGCGGTGAAAGCGGGCGATCTGGGCGTATTTCGCACGGCGGGCGCTTATGGTGCGACGATGGCCAACACCTACAACAGCCGCCCGCTGGTGCCTGAAGTGCTGGTGGATGGCGCGCGCTGGGCGGTGGTGGCCGAACGGATCGAGCCGGAAACGGTGCTGGCGGGGGAACGCATTCCCGATTGGCTGGCCGGATGA
- a CDS encoding winged helix DNA-binding protein: MAQADFRYEPADDRVGLPCGVAIYADRPYVRAEMRDDAEAAGFGLTACGALAELPQADDGLAPGEVVLLDCPAADAGTLAALCRLDMRAAQSGAQLVVSTTVEALDAIFACLDQSNPQILVDPSRAERVIALGRALAHIPNLRVRDLSPDDRLMLLRLTEQVAQIADRLDTLCREDGARTGSAWQVEAPRRGFRGANATKPRDRLVPVGHPAWPDPQLVRQIIRQRQARARFFDAALFADPAWDILLDLTAAHAEGARVSVTSLCIAAGVPPTTALRWITQMTEAGLLQRMEDDVDRRRAFIGLAPRAAEAMIAYFAELGGEAGHLV, translated from the coding sequence ATGGCACAGGCGGATTTTCGGTACGAACCGGCCGACGACAGGGTTGGCCTGCCTTGCGGCGTGGCGATCTATGCGGACCGGCCCTATGTGCGCGCCGAAATGCGCGATGATGCGGAAGCCGCAGGTTTTGGATTGACGGCCTGCGGCGCTCTGGCGGAACTTCCGCAGGCGGATGATGGGCTGGCTCCGGGGGAAGTCGTTCTGCTCGATTGCCCGGCGGCCGATGCGGGCACTCTGGCTGCCTTGTGCCGGCTGGACATGCGTGCCGCGCAATCCGGTGCGCAGCTTGTGGTTTCGACCACGGTGGAGGCGCTGGACGCTATCTTTGCCTGTCTCGATCAGTCGAATCCGCAAATTCTCGTCGATCCCAGCCGGGCGGAACGGGTGATCGCGCTCGGCCGGGCGCTGGCCCATATCCCCAACCTGCGTGTGCGCGATCTGTCACCGGACGATCGCCTGATGCTGTTGCGGCTAACGGAACAGGTGGCGCAGATCGCGGATCGTCTGGACACATTATGCCGCGAAGATGGCGCAAGGACGGGTTCGGCATGGCAGGTGGAAGCGCCCCGGCGCGGCTTTCGCGGGGCCAACGCCACCAAACCGCGCGATCGCCTCGTACCGGTCGGCCATCCCGCCTGGCCCGATCCGCAACTGGTGCGGCAGATCATCCGCCAGCGTCAGGCGCGGGCGCGCTTCTTCGATGCCGCGCTGTTCGCCGATCCGGCCTGGGATATCCTGCTCGATCTGACGGCGGCCCACGCCGAAGGTGCACGCGTTTCGGTGACTTCGCTCTGCATCGCGGCGGGCGTTCCGCCGACCACGGCCTTGCGCTGGATCACGCAGATGACGGAAGCAGGCTTGCTGCAACGGATGGAAGACGATGTGGACCGTCGGCGTGCCTTCATCGGCCTCGCCCCGCGTGCGGCCGAGGCGATGATCGCCTATTTCGCGGAACTGGGCGGGGAGGCTGGCCACCTCGTCTGA